CGATCATTTTGGATTCCAAAGAATACGGACTTCCCATCCCCTGCCGCAAACGCGCCGTATGGAAAAATCGTTGCATGGGACGATCCCGTTCTCGCCGGTGGTGTTCCCCCGTATGCGGCGAAGTACATTGGGTAGCCCATCCACTCGCCGAGTGCCTCCAGCATGGACACCTCAATATGTGTGCCCTGTCCCGTTTTGCCGCGAAGAATCAACGCCGTTAAAATACTGGAAAAGGCATACATCCCTGACGCAATATCCGCAATCGATATGCCAACCTTCGATGGTGTATCGGGTGTTCCCGTGATGGAGACTACGCCCGTCTCACACTGTATCAGCAGATCATAGGCCTTCTTATTAGAATATGGGCCGTTCTTCCCGTAACCTGAGATTTCACAGACAATCAATTTTGGAAATAAAGCGTGCAGCTCCTCAAAGCCAAACCCGAGGCGCTCCACAGCACCAGGTGCCAGGTTGTGGATAAATACATCGGCGGAAGCGAGCAGGGACTTTAAGACTTGCTTTCCGTCGTCTGATTTTACATCCAACGCCATGGATTCTTTTGTGCGGTTCAACCAGACAAAGTGGCTCGACTGCCCATGCACTGTTCGGTCGTACTGCCGGGCAAAGTCTCCAGGACCAGGACGTTCTACTTTAATGACACGCGCACCGAGATCAGCTAATTGTCTCGATGCGAACGGAGCGGCGACAGCCTGCTCTAGTGCCACAACCGTGATGTCAGACAGCGGCAATACCCCTTCTACCACTCGTTCCATACCTATCCCCTCCGAATGTCGTGCTCTGCGAAGCGCTTCCATACCGTCTGTTCCATTAGCTGCCTAAAGTCGAGTTGACAGGGACTGCGCAAAGGGAACGAGTGCCTTCAACTTTTCATCGTCGATGCCGGTTGCAATCCCCATGCTGGACAACATATAAGCGAGCCGTTCCGTCGCAACATTGCCCGTAGCGCCTGGTGAATAAGGGCAGCCTCCAAGTCCACCGACCGATGCATCGAATTTACGGACACCGGCTTGCATGGCAGCGATGACATTGGCAAGCGCGACATGATAGGTGTCGTGAAAATGGCCAACAAACGTCGTGGTTGGATACAAGTCTCTGAGACGCGAGAATCGCTCATAAACCATCCGCGGATTGGCCCGGCCGTTCGTATCGCCAATGTCGATCTCATCCGCACCAAGTTCTACAAAACGCTTGCAGACGTGGTTCACTTCTTCAAATGTGACCTCACCTTGGAACGGGCAGGAAAATGCCATTGAGATATAGGCACGAACGAACATATTGTGTCTCCTGGCCTTCTCGAACACCGCCGCACACGCTGCGAGCGATTCATCCGTGGTTCGGTTGATGTTTCTCTGATTAAATTGCGTACTGGCGCCAATAAACACTGCGACCTGAGGCACGCCCATTGCGATGGCTCGGTCGATCGCCCGCTCGTTCGGCGTCAGTGCAATCTGTGTGAAACCCAGTTCGTTGCAGTAGGCCGCAATTTCCTCGGCGTCCGCCATTTGTGGCACCCACTTCGGATGAACAAAAGCGGTTGATTCAATCCGTGAGAACCCCACTTCAGCGAGGTGTCGAATCAATCTCTTTTTTTGTTCTACCGAAATGGGTTCCGGTTCATTTTGCAGACCATCCCTGGGTCCTACCTCAATCAGCTCCACTTCGTTCGGAAACTCCATCTACCTTCCACCTCCCACGTCCGCTTTCGTTTCCGGATTACTTAAGCACTGCGCCACATCGGGACCGCATAGCGACCGACCATTAATACGAACGCGGCAAGCCCAACACGTGCTCACCGATGAATGACAAGATCAAGTTGGTTGAAATCGGGGCGACCTGATACAACCGTGTTTCGCGGAATTTACGCTCTACATCGTATTCCTCCGCGAAACCAAAGCCACCATGTGTTTGCAAACACGCATTCGCTGCCTCCCATGACGCATCTGCAGCTAACAGTTTCGCCATATTGGCTTCCGCCCCACACTTCTCACCGGCATCGAACAGTTCTGCTGCGCGCAAGCGCATGAGATCCGCGGCCTGAATGTTGACATAGGCTCTGGATATCGGGAATTGAACGCCCTGGTTTTGTCCGATCGGACGGTTAAATACGACACGACTGTTTGCATAACGGGTAGCACGCTCCACGAACCACTTCCCGTCGCCTATACACTCGGACGCAATCAAAATCCGCTCCGCGTTCATGCCGTCCAGAATGTATTTGAAGCCCTTTCCTTCTTCTCCAATCAAATTCTCCGCCGGCACCTCGAGATCTTCAAAGAACAGCTCGGTGGTCGCGTGATTCATCATCGTACGAATGGGTCGAATCGTGAGTCCATTTCCTACTGCTTCTCTAAGATTTACAAGAAGAACAGAGAGACCCTCAGAACGTTTTTTCACTTCAGACAACGGGGTTGTTCGCACAAGCAGAATCATCAGGTCTGAGTGTTCGGTCCGTGAAATAAATACTTTTTGACCATTCACAATGTATTTGTCGCCTTTCTTCACGGCGGTCGTCTTCAACTGAGTCGTATCCGAGCCTGTGGTCGGTTCGGTAACGCCAAAGGCTTGGAGACGGAGGGTTCCATCTGCGATCTTCGGAAGATATTTCTCCTTCTGTTCTGGTGAGCCATGACGGAGTAAAGTTCCCATGGTGTACATTTGTGCATGGCATGCACCTGCGTTGGCGCCAGAACGATTGATTTCCTCAAGAATAATGGATGCTTCGGTAATCCCAAACCCAGCCCCGCCATACGCTTCAGGAATCAGGACAGATAAATACCCACTCTGCGTGAGTTCGTTTACGAATTCCTCCGGATAGGAATTGGTTTCGTCGAGTTTTCGCCAGTATTCATCCGGGTACTTCCGGCAAATTTGTTGTACACTGCGGCGTAGTTCCTGATGTAATTCCGTGTCGCTCACTCGTTTTTCCTCCTCATCAACAAACCATTTATTTACCCTGAAATTGAGGTTTGCGTTTTTCGTTGAAGGCACGTATGCCCTCGTGTCGGTCCTCCGTGTCAATCACTTTG
Above is a genomic segment from Alicyclobacillus cycloheptanicus containing:
- a CDS encoding CaiB/BaiF CoA transferase family protein gives rise to the protein MERVVEGVLPLSDITVVALEQAVAAPFASRQLADLGARVIKVERPGPGDFARQYDRTVHGQSSHFVWLNRTKESMALDVKSDDGKQVLKSLLASADVFIHNLAPGAVERLGFGFEELHALFPKLIVCEISGYGKNGPYSNKKAYDLLIQCETGVVSITGTPDTPSKVGISIADIASGMYAFSSILTALILRGKTGQGTHIEVSMLEALGEWMGYPMYFAAYGGTPPARTGSSHATIFPYGAFAAGDGKSVFFGIQNDREWEQFCTIVLQRPELAKDEQYQGNANRYKHSEELTREILQVFSQISAAEVEQRLDEANIANARLNNMVDFFEHPQLKARGRWREVTTPEGVVRALLPPGTIRGSAVCMGPVPRVGEHTEKIRNEIAAKHRGGSFEGIETSSGRPIVNRDHY
- a CDS encoding hydroxymethylglutaryl-CoA lyase, which gives rise to MEFPNEVELIEVGPRDGLQNEPEPISVEQKKRLIRHLAEVGFSRIESTAFVHPKWVPQMADAEEIAAYCNELGFTQIALTPNERAIDRAIAMGVPQVAVFIGASTQFNQRNINRTTDESLAACAAVFEKARRHNMFVRAYISMAFSCPFQGEVTFEEVNHVCKRFVELGADEIDIGDTNGRANPRMVYERFSRLRDLYPTTTFVGHFHDTYHVALANVIAAMQAGVRKFDASVGGLGGCPYSPGATGNVATERLAYMLSSMGIATGIDDEKLKALVPFAQSLSTRL
- a CDS encoding acyl-CoA dehydrogenase family protein, translated to MSDTELHQELRRSVQQICRKYPDEYWRKLDETNSYPEEFVNELTQSGYLSVLIPEAYGGAGFGITEASIILEEINRSGANAGACHAQMYTMGTLLRHGSPEQKEKYLPKIADGTLRLQAFGVTEPTTGSDTTQLKTTAVKKGDKYIVNGQKVFISRTEHSDLMILLVRTTPLSEVKKRSEGLSVLLVNLREAVGNGLTIRPIRTMMNHATTELFFEDLEVPAENLIGEEGKGFKYILDGMNAERILIASECIGDGKWFVERATRYANSRVVFNRPIGQNQGVQFPISRAYVNIQAADLMRLRAAELFDAGEKCGAEANMAKLLAADASWEAANACLQTHGGFGFAEEYDVERKFRETRLYQVAPISTNLILSFIGEHVLGLPRSY